The Pseudomonas baetica genome includes a region encoding these proteins:
- a CDS encoding NADP-dependent oxidoreductase, whose product MTNQTNRQFLLAKRPVGAATRETFTYQEVPVGEPAAGQILVKNEYLSLDPAMRGWMNEGKSYIPPVGIGEVMRALGVGKVVASNNPGFAVGDYVNGAIGVQDYFLGEPRGFYKVDPKLAPLPVYLSALGMTGMTAYFALLEVGAPKAGDTVVLSGAAGAVGSIAGQIAKIKGCRVIGIAGGADKSKYLIDELGFDGAIDYKNEDVLAGLKRECPKGVDVYFDNVGGDILDAVLSRLAPKARVVICGAISQYNNKEAVKGPANYLSLLVNRARMEGFVVMDYAAQYASAAQEMAGWMAKGQLKSKEDIVEGLETFPETLMKLFNGENFGKLVLKI is encoded by the coding sequence ATGACCAACCAGACCAACCGCCAGTTCCTGCTCGCCAAACGCCCGGTGGGCGCCGCGACCCGCGAGACTTTCACTTATCAGGAAGTGCCGGTGGGCGAACCGGCCGCGGGACAGATTCTGGTGAAGAACGAATACCTGTCCCTCGACCCGGCCATGCGTGGCTGGATGAATGAGGGCAAGTCCTACATCCCGCCGGTCGGCATCGGCGAAGTCATGCGTGCCCTGGGCGTAGGCAAAGTCGTTGCTTCGAACAATCCGGGGTTTGCGGTCGGGGACTACGTCAACGGAGCCATTGGCGTGCAGGATTATTTCCTTGGCGAGCCCAGAGGTTTCTACAAAGTCGATCCGAAACTGGCGCCGTTGCCAGTGTATTTGTCCGCGCTGGGCATGACCGGCATGACCGCGTACTTCGCTTTGCTTGAAGTCGGCGCGCCGAAGGCTGGCGACACCGTGGTGCTGTCCGGCGCAGCGGGGGCGGTGGGCAGCATTGCCGGGCAGATCGCCAAGATCAAAGGCTGCCGCGTGATCGGCATTGCCGGTGGTGCCGACAAGAGCAAATACCTCATTGATGAACTGGGCTTCGACGGCGCCATCGACTACAAAAACGAAGACGTGCTGGCCGGGCTAAAGCGCGAATGCCCGAAAGGCGTGGACGTGTATTTCGATAACGTCGGCGGTGACATCCTCGACGCCGTGCTGAGTCGCTTGGCGCCGAAAGCGCGAGTGGTGATCTGCGGCGCGATCAGCCAGTACAACAACAAGGAAGCGGTCAAAGGCCCGGCCAACTACCTGTCGCTGCTGGTCAATCGCGCGCGAATGGAAGGGTTTGTGGTGATGGACTATGCCGCGCAGTACGCGAGTGCCGCGCAGGAAATGGCCGGGTGGATGGCCAAGGGTCAGCTCAAGAGCAAGGAAGATATTGTCGAGGGGCTGGAGACGTTCCCGGAGACGCTGATGAAACTGTTCAACGGTGAGAACTTTGGCAAGTTGGTGTTGAAGATCTAA
- a CDS encoding SDR family oxidoreductase — protein MSMTFSGQVAVVTGAANGIGRATAQAFAAEGLKVVVADLDAAGGEGTVALIRTAGGEATFVRCNVTVESEVKNLMDEVINTYGRLDYAFNNAGIEIEKGKLAEGSMDEFDAIMGVNVKGVWLCMKYQLPLLLAQGGGAIVNTASVAGLGAAPKMSIYAASKHAVIGLTKSAAIEYAKKKIRVNAVCPAVIDTDMFRRAYEADPKKGEFANAMHPVGRIGTVEEIASAVLYLCSDGAAFTTGHSLAVDGGVTAF, from the coding sequence ATGAGCATGACGTTTTCCGGTCAGGTTGCCGTAGTCACCGGAGCCGCCAACGGCATCGGCCGCGCGACCGCCCAGGCATTCGCCGCCGAAGGTTTGAAAGTGGTGGTGGCCGATCTGGACGCTGCCGGGGGCGAGGGTACGGTGGCGCTGATTCGTACAGCCGGCGGCGAAGCGACGTTCGTGCGCTGTAACGTCACCGTCGAAAGCGAAGTGAAAAATCTGATGGACGAGGTCATCAATACCTACGGCCGTCTCGACTACGCCTTCAACAACGCCGGAATCGAAATCGAGAAGGGCAAACTGGCCGAGGGCTCGATGGATGAGTTCGACGCCATCATGGGCGTCAACGTAAAAGGCGTCTGGCTGTGCATGAAGTATCAGTTGCCGCTGTTGCTTGCCCAAGGTGGCGGGGCTATCGTCAACACCGCGTCTGTGGCTGGGCTCGGGGCGGCGCCGAAGATGAGTATTTACGCAGCGTCGAAACACGCGGTGATCGGTCTGACCAAGTCGGCAGCCATCGAGTACGCGAAAAAGAAAATTCGCGTCAATGCAGTGTGCCCGGCGGTGATCGACACGGACATGTTTCGCCGCGCTTATGAGGCCGATCCGAAGAAGGGTGAGTTTGCCAACGCGATGCATCCGGTCGGGCGCATCGGTACGGTCGAGGAAATTGCCAGTGCAGTGCTGTACCTGTGCAGCGACGGTGCGGCGTTCACCACCGGTCATTCACTGGCGGTAGATGGTGGCGTTACCGCGTTCTGA
- the pyrF gene encoding orotidine-5'-phosphate decarboxylase encodes MSACQTPIIVALDFPTRDAALKLADQLDPKLCRVKVGKELFTSCAAEIVGTLRDKGFEVFLDLKFHDIPNTTAMAVKAAAEMGVWMVNVHCSGGLRMMAACREELDKRSGPQPLLIGVTVLTSMEREDLAGIGLDIEPQEQVLRLAALAEKAGMDGLVCSALEAQALKTAHPSLQLVTPGIRPAGSAQDDQRRILTPRQALDAGSDYLVIGRPISQAADPAKALASVVAEIA; translated from the coding sequence ATGTCCGCCTGCCAGACTCCTATCATCGTCGCCCTGGATTTTCCCACCCGTGACGCCGCACTGAAGCTGGCCGACCAGTTGGACCCGAAACTGTGCCGGGTCAAAGTGGGCAAGGAACTGTTCACCAGTTGCGCCGCCGAAATTGTCGGCACCCTGCGTGACAAGGGTTTTGAAGTGTTCCTCGACCTGAAATTCCACGACATCCCCAACACCACCGCGATGGCCGTCAAAGCCGCCGCCGAGATGGGCGTGTGGATGGTCAACGTGCATTGCTCCGGTGGCCTGCGCATGATGGCGGCCTGCCGTGAAGAGCTGGACAAGCGCAGCGGCCCGCAACCGTTGCTGATCGGCGTGACTGTGCTGACCAGCATGGAGCGAGAAGACCTGGCCGGTATCGGTCTGGATATCGAGCCGCAGGAGCAAGTGCTGCGTCTGGCTGCACTGGCCGAGAAAGCCGGGATGGACGGGCTGGTGTGCTCGGCGCTGGAAGCTCAGGCGCTGAAAACCGCGCATCCGTCGCTGCAACTGGTGACCCCGGGGATTCGCCCGGCGGGCAGCGCGCAGGACGATCAGCGCCGCATTCTGACCCCGCGTCAGGCGCTGGATGCCGGCTCCGATTATCTGGTGATTGGCCGTCCGATCAGCCAGGCGGCGGACCCGGCCAAGGCGCTGGCCTCGGTAGTCGCTGAAATCGCCTAA
- a CDS encoding PLP-dependent aminotransferase family protein — protein sequence MELRIDRQAMVPVVQQIVDGMIDWISRSRVPPSTRLPSVRQIARSNLLSQSCVVEACERLVAQGILASGQGLGFRVAAAPGRVAGSGDSVTLQYAQATCAALCGRGGRLPLGGGGLPENWRESDDLSYAIRQVARTDMASLFNYSTPLGLPALREQIVKRLRLVGIDACDSQVLTTSGASHALDLIVRTLFKAGDCAVVESPGYAPLFDLLRLHGVRLLEVRRTPNGPDTDGLRVLLQQCRPVAMFINSHHQNPTGTCLSSAVAQQVLQLCAAHDVRVIEDDVYADLHNGNGTRLAALDERVIYVGSFSKTLSSSLRVGFVLADSALIDRLTQVKLISSMGASGFSEAVLASLLASGAYRKLVQRQRQRLNADRAAALQALEDAEWEVFGKPMGGLFIWARSPLTDPVRLRVQAQANGVELATPGVFSPAGEASEWQRINVAYACDPRARQFFRKTGADRPRVF from the coding sequence ATGGAATTGAGAATTGACCGACAGGCAATGGTGCCGGTCGTGCAGCAGATCGTTGACGGAATGATCGACTGGATCTCGCGAAGTCGGGTGCCGCCGTCCACACGTTTGCCCTCGGTGCGGCAAATTGCGCGGTCCAATCTGCTCAGCCAGTCATGTGTCGTTGAAGCCTGTGAGCGCCTTGTGGCGCAAGGCATTCTGGCCTCCGGTCAGGGCTTGGGGTTCAGGGTGGCAGCGGCGCCCGGGAGGGTCGCCGGCAGCGGCGACTCGGTGACGTTGCAATACGCTCAGGCGACTTGCGCCGCGCTGTGCGGGCGGGGGGGCAGGTTGCCGCTGGGCGGCGGAGGCCTGCCCGAAAACTGGCGCGAATCCGATGACCTGAGCTACGCGATCCGCCAGGTGGCCCGCACCGACATGGCCAGTCTGTTCAACTACAGCACGCCATTAGGGTTGCCGGCGCTACGCGAGCAGATCGTCAAACGACTCAGACTCGTCGGAATCGACGCCTGCGACAGTCAGGTGCTGACCACGAGTGGCGCCAGTCACGCGCTCGATCTGATTGTGCGCACGCTGTTCAAGGCTGGCGATTGTGCGGTGGTCGAGAGCCCCGGATACGCCCCCCTGTTCGATCTTTTGCGCCTGCACGGCGTACGCTTGCTCGAAGTTCGACGCACACCGAACGGGCCGGATACCGATGGGCTGCGGGTGTTGCTGCAGCAGTGCCGGCCGGTCGCCATGTTCATCAACAGCCATCATCAGAACCCTACAGGCACTTGCCTGAGCTCCGCCGTCGCGCAACAGGTGTTGCAGCTGTGCGCGGCCCATGATGTGCGCGTGATCGAAGACGATGTCTACGCCGATTTGCACAATGGCAACGGTACACGGCTGGCGGCACTCGACGAACGGGTGATCTACGTCGGCAGTTTCTCGAAAACCCTGAGCAGTTCCTTGCGAGTCGGTTTCGTGCTGGCCGATTCAGCGCTGATAGACCGGCTTACCCAGGTCAAGTTGATTTCCAGCATGGGCGCTTCGGGATTCAGTGAGGCGGTGCTCGCCAGTCTTCTGGCCAGCGGCGCCTATCGCAAACTGGTGCAACGTCAGCGTCAACGTCTGAACGCCGATCGAGCCGCTGCACTGCAGGCGCTGGAGGACGCCGAATGGGAAGTATTCGGCAAACCGATGGGGGGCTTGTTCATCTGGGCGCGTTCACCGTTGACCGACCCCGTTCGTCTGCGTGTACAGGCGCAGGCTAACGGCGTTGAACTGGCAACCCCGGGTGTCTTCAGTCCCGCTGGTGAAGCCAGTGAGTGGCAGCGTATCAATGTGGCTTATGCCTGTGATCCAAGAGCTAGGCAGTTTTTTCGCAAGACCGGTGCGGATCGACCTCGAGTGTTCTGA
- a CDS encoding sensor histidine kinase gives MRARFDTLFGRLFGVLFVAIVLAHLLAFTWFHLYGPPPPPPPPEFSQNAEGQRPPQDPRYPPRPPRPWFGGPVVPLTFQFITLMIAAWYGAKLLSRPIQRLSDAAERLSEDLDSPPLDESGPREARQAAHTFNLMQQRIREQVQQRARMLGAVSHDLRTPLSRLKLRLENINDDKLQSQMRQDLNDMIAMLDATLTYLHEQRTSEALQLMDVQALVESLCENAQDQGADAQVSGHCTPMQVQPMALRSCINNLMDNALRYAGQARIELLDQREQLLIRVIDHGPGIAEDKREAVFEPFYRLEGSRNRNSGGVGLGMTIAREAAQRLGGQLNLEETPGGGLTAVIRLPRP, from the coding sequence ATGCGGGCGCGCTTTGACACGCTGTTCGGTCGCCTGTTTGGCGTGCTGTTCGTGGCGATCGTCCTGGCGCACCTGCTGGCTTTTACCTGGTTTCATCTCTACGGCCCGCCACCGCCACCACCGCCTCCGGAATTTTCGCAAAACGCCGAGGGGCAACGACCGCCACAGGATCCGCGCTACCCGCCCCGCCCCCCTCGTCCATGGTTTGGCGGACCGGTCGTGCCGCTGACCTTTCAGTTCATCACGCTGATGATCGCCGCGTGGTATGGCGCCAAGCTGCTCAGTCGCCCGATCCAGCGCCTGAGCGACGCCGCCGAACGCCTCAGTGAAGACCTCGACAGCCCACCGCTCGACGAATCCGGCCCCCGGGAAGCACGGCAAGCGGCGCACACCTTCAACCTGATGCAACAACGCATTCGCGAGCAAGTGCAGCAGCGCGCACGCATGCTCGGCGCCGTCTCCCACGACCTGCGCACGCCGCTGTCACGATTGAAACTGCGCCTGGAAAACATCAACGACGACAAATTACAAAGCCAGATGCGTCAGGATCTCAACGACATGATCGCCATGCTCGACGCCACCCTCACCTACCTGCACGAGCAACGCACCAGCGAAGCCTTGCAACTGATGGACGTGCAGGCGCTGGTCGAGTCATTGTGCGAAAACGCTCAGGATCAAGGCGCGGACGCACAAGTCAGCGGTCATTGCACACCGATGCAGGTGCAGCCGATGGCGCTGCGATCATGCATCAACAACCTGATGGACAACGCCCTGCGCTATGCCGGCCAGGCGCGCATCGAATTGCTGGATCAGCGCGAGCAACTGCTGATCCGCGTGATCGACCATGGGCCGGGGATTGCCGAGGACAAACGCGAGGCGGTGTTTGAACCGTTTTATCGCCTGGAAGGCTCGCGCAACCGCAACTCCGGCGGCGTCGGTCTGGGCATGACCATTGCCCGGGAAGCGGCGCAGCGTTTGGGTGGACAACTGAACCTGGAAGAAACCCCAGGTGGTGGCCTCACCGCAGTCATCCGCCTGCCTCGCCCCTGA
- a CDS encoding response regulator, which yields MNSPMHNTQTTVNDEPKDDKRWSIRALIVDDDVPIRELMIDYLARFNIHASGVTDGAAMRQAMQAEHFDVVVLDLMLPGEDGLSLCRWLRAESDIPILMLTARCEPTDRIIGLERGADDYMAKPFEPRELVARIQTILRRVRDDRTEQRANIRFDNWRLNSVLRQLIADDGLVVPLSNAEFRLLWVFIERPRRVLSREQLLDAARGRSIEAFDRSIDLLVSRLRQKLGDDPKAPQLIKTVRGEGYLFDARDIG from the coding sequence ATGAACAGCCCCATGCACAACACCCAAACCACCGTGAATGATGAGCCAAAAGACGACAAGCGCTGGAGCATCCGCGCCCTGATCGTCGATGATGACGTGCCGATCCGCGAGCTGATGATCGATTACCTCGCTCGCTTCAATATTCACGCCAGCGGCGTTACCGACGGCGCGGCCATGCGTCAGGCAATGCAGGCCGAGCATTTCGATGTGGTGGTGCTGGATTTGATGCTGCCCGGCGAAGACGGCCTGTCGCTCTGCCGCTGGCTGCGCGCCGAATCGGACATCCCGATCCTGATGCTCACCGCCCGCTGCGAGCCCACCGACCGCATCATCGGTCTGGAACGGGGCGCCGATGACTACATGGCCAAACCGTTTGAACCGCGCGAACTGGTGGCACGGATCCAGACCATTCTGCGCCGCGTCCGTGATGACCGTACCGAGCAACGGGCGAACATTCGCTTCGACAACTGGCGCCTGAACAGCGTTTTGCGTCAGCTGATCGCCGACGATGGCCTCGTGGTGCCGCTGTCCAACGCCGAATTCCGTCTGCTTTGGGTGTTTATCGAACGCCCGCGCCGGGTGCTCAGCCGCGAACAATTGCTCGACGCCGCCCGCGGTCGCTCGATCGAAGCGTTCGATCGCAGCATCGACCTGCTGGTGTCACGCCTGAGGCAGAAACTCGGCGACGATCCAAAGGCCCCGCAGTTGATCAAAACCGTACGCGGTGAGGGTTACCTGTTCGACGCCAGGGACATCGGCTAA